One genomic window of Desulfovibrio sp. X2 includes the following:
- a CDS encoding endonuclease/exonuclease/phosphatase family protein, whose protein sequence is MKIATWNLNHRAGVGPLKRAKPIVAAISALDADVVVLTEYVRQPRREDILPLMSEMGWHHLSTLHTKGENSVLIVSKSILRKGRIVAPQVHASAPPNALHVHIPSLGLEILGLRVPDYSKSIYRGIRATYWDWLMTVARDTVSRPFLIIGDLNTDPSYSPSKYGDRLHGMVRLGWQHALPGAGWSYKGNATKPGGEKRLDHAFVTGHFEIRNSSYVSISGEHVFAGDKARQLSDHAPLVVDLEPVDINLDLGYPSFQEGSNDAKTRS, encoded by the coding sequence ATGAAAATTGCAACTTGGAATCTTAATCATCGGGCCGGGGTAGGCCCTCTCAAGCGTGCCAAACCAATTGTCGCGGCAATTTCCGCTCTAGACGCGGATGTTGTCGTGCTGACCGAATACGTTCGCCAGCCTAGAAGGGAGGACATCCTTCCTTTGATGAGCGAAATGGGTTGGCACCACTTATCGACATTGCACACGAAAGGCGAGAACAGCGTACTAATTGTTTCCAAGTCGATCCTGCGCAAGGGGAGAATTGTGGCTCCCCAAGTCCATGCGTCCGCCCCTCCAAATGCCCTGCACGTCCATATCCCTTCCCTTGGGCTCGAGATCTTGGGGCTACGGGTTCCAGACTACAGCAAGTCCATATACCGGGGCATCCGTGCAACTTATTGGGATTGGCTCATGACCGTGGCCCGGGACACAGTGTCGCGGCCGTTTTTGATAATAGGGGACTTGAACACCGACCCCTCTTATTCGCCGAGCAAGTATGGCGACCGCCTTCATGGCATGGTTCGACTTGGATGGCAGCACGCACTACCGGGTGCAGGTTGGAGCTACAAAGGAAATGCCACGAAACCTGGTGGCGAGAAACGTCTGGACCACGCCTTCGTGACCGGACATTTCGAAATCAGGAACTCCAGTTACGTTTCTATTTCGGGTGAGCATGTTTTTGCAGGGGACAAGGCCCGGCAGTTATCCGATCATGCTCCCCTCGTCGTGGACCTAGAGCCTGTCGACATTAATCTGGATTTGGGCTATCCTTCTTTTCAGGAGGGTAGCAATGACGCGAAGACACGCTCTTAG
- a CDS encoding IS5 family transposase (programmed frameshift) yields MTRRHALRDDQWDKIKDALPGKEGDRGRTAADNRLFIDAVMWIAKTGAPWRDLPEYYGKWATVHKRFIRWSKNGVWQMIFNTLAVDAETEWLMLDSTIVRAHQNASGGEGALSEQEIGKSRGGYSTKVHATTDSLGCPTLFILSPRNASDHLSALLLLDGQEADCVIADRGYDSNEIAAEVKKMGAEPVIQPRSHRNAPREYDRYLYRERNLIERMFCRLKQFRRIASRYDKLSSSYLSFLHIASISIWLA; encoded by the exons ATGACGCGAAGACACGCTCTTAGGGATGACCAGTGGGACAAAATCAAGGATGCACTTCCGGGAAAAGAGGGAGATAGAGGACGGACGGCGGCTGACAATCGACTTTTTATTGATGCTGTCATGTGGATTGCGAAGACGGGGGCTCCGTGGCGAGATTTGCCCGAATATTACGGAAAATGGGCAACTGTGCACAAAAGGTTCATCCGTTGGTCAAAGAATGGTGTATGGCAGATGATATTCAACACTCTTGCCGTTGATGCCGAAACAGAATGGCTTATGCTCGATAGCACTATTGTTCGGGCACATCAAAATGCATCTGGTGGAGAGGGGGCTCT CTCTGAGCAGGAAATCGGAAAGTCAAGAGGCGGGTATTCAACGAAAGTCCATGCTACAACAGATTCATTGGGATGTCCAACCCTGTTTATTCTCTCTCCTAGAAATGCTTCTGACCATTTATCCGCGTTGCTGCTGCTTGATGGACAAGAAGCAGACTGTGTGATCGCCGACAGAGGGTATGACTCAAACGAGATTGCTGCTGAAGTTAAGAAAATGGGCGCAGAGCCGGTCATCCAGCCTCGTTCGCATCGCAACGCACCCAGAGAATACGATAGATATCTTTACAGAGAAAGAAATCTGATCGAGCGTATGTTTTGTAGATTGAAGCAGTTCAGACGGATCGCAAGTCGTTACGACAAGCTCTCTTCGTCGTACCTCTCATTTCTCCACATTGCTTCGATCTCAATTTGGCTTGCTTAA
- a CDS encoding SNF2-related protein, whose protein sequence is MITDYHARYYAHELSRVGGSGVDRLGRALFDACVDLNPHQIEAALFALRSPLSKGVLLADEVGLGKTIEAGLVLCQYWAERRRNILVISPASLRKQWALELSEKFNLPSIVLDAKTYKDQQKLGVPTPFRDKQIIICSMHFAASRAEELKEIAWDLVVIDEAHKLRNAYRESNRLGQRIRWATEDRKKLLLTATPLQNSLLELYGLSTLIDDRLFGDLASFRTQYINYGGDISGLRERLGTFCWRSLRSQVIEFVRYTERKLITRPFKPTEQEHKLYEAVSSYLMRDETYALPSGQKHLLILLVRKVLASSPHAVAGTLEIMRDRLLKLMDEAKQNASAMDLLISGEEIDDDLLDEILEDQEDASLDDETPMPEKALEPQVKKVDLEKLNAEIDELTDYIRWARSLGIDTKTRALLTALVIGFNAMEEMGAAKKVVIFTESRRTQNWLKDFLEGNGYADQVLTFNGTNKDDASGQIYQEWLAVNKVSGRATGSRQVDLRAAIIDRFRDRASVLIATEAGAEGLNLQFCSAIVNFDLPWNPQRIEQRIGRCHRYGQKHDVVVINFLNERNEADRRVHELLEQKFNLFTGVFGASDDVLGSIEAGVDFERRILEIYQGCRSEEEIQSAFEKLQKELDEQIQTKMRDTRKMLLEHFDEDVHDRLKVNLAGTQERLDRIGRLFWAVTRHTLQNHAEFDDQSFSFTLQNSPVAHVSHGRYHLISKTQENVPGEYLYRLSHPLGEHVIHEASKRPCPPAEVVFDISGNVTRIAVVERLKGRSGWLSLQQLHIDSFDSEEYLLFSGMDDAGNNIDQETCEKMFNCSGLVRAIAAVPDSAKERLMRDQERHARATLAKSLEENSRHFFKARDQLDKWAEDMEMAAQKELDDTKRQIRDLQRRSRQAPTIEEQHGLQEKIAKLERKKRTLRERIFDIEDEIAEKRDHLVESLEKRMQQKTTVTPVFTIRWSVI, encoded by the coding sequence ATGATTACGGACTACCATGCACGCTATTACGCGCATGAATTGAGCCGGGTCGGCGGCTCCGGCGTCGACCGCCTTGGCCGTGCGTTGTTTGATGCATGCGTAGACCTGAATCCTCACCAGATTGAAGCAGCTCTTTTCGCATTACGCTCACCCCTTTCAAAGGGTGTGCTGCTCGCTGACGAGGTCGGCCTTGGCAAGACCATCGAGGCAGGTCTTGTACTATGTCAATACTGGGCAGAACGCAGACGGAACATTCTGGTCATCAGTCCTGCTTCGCTCCGGAAGCAGTGGGCGCTGGAGCTCTCCGAAAAATTCAATCTGCCATCCATCGTTCTGGATGCAAAAACTTATAAGGATCAGCAAAAGCTGGGGGTTCCAACCCCGTTTAGGGACAAGCAAATCATCATTTGCTCCATGCACTTTGCCGCCAGCCGGGCAGAAGAGCTCAAAGAGATTGCCTGGGATCTTGTGGTTATTGATGAAGCCCACAAGCTCCGTAATGCCTATCGGGAAAGCAACCGACTGGGCCAGCGTATCCGCTGGGCAACGGAAGATCGCAAAAAGCTGCTCCTGACGGCAACGCCGCTGCAAAACTCCCTGCTCGAACTCTATGGCCTTTCGACCCTGATCGATGACCGGCTGTTTGGTGACTTGGCATCTTTCAGAACGCAATATATCAACTATGGCGGTGATATTTCCGGCCTGCGGGAACGCCTGGGCACATTCTGCTGGCGTTCGCTCCGCAGCCAGGTCATCGAATTCGTGCGCTACACCGAGCGCAAACTCATTACCCGGCCGTTCAAGCCCACGGAGCAGGAGCACAAACTGTATGAGGCAGTTTCCAGCTATCTCATGCGTGACGAAACCTATGCGCTCCCATCCGGGCAGAAACATTTGCTGATACTGCTTGTCCGAAAAGTTCTGGCCTCCTCGCCCCACGCCGTTGCCGGAACCCTTGAAATCATGCGTGACCGCCTGCTGAAACTGATGGACGAAGCCAAGCAGAATGCGAGCGCTATGGATCTATTGATTTCCGGTGAAGAAATTGATGACGACCTTCTCGATGAGATTCTTGAAGACCAGGAGGATGCATCTCTAGACGATGAAACCCCGATGCCAGAGAAAGCGCTTGAGCCGCAGGTCAAGAAGGTCGATCTGGAAAAGCTCAATGCCGAAATTGACGAGCTGACCGACTATATCCGCTGGGCCAGAAGCCTCGGCATCGACACAAAAACCAGGGCGCTTCTGACAGCCCTGGTCATCGGTTTCAACGCCATGGAGGAAATGGGCGCGGCCAAGAAGGTCGTCATCTTTACAGAATCCCGGCGAACCCAGAACTGGCTGAAAGATTTCCTCGAAGGGAACGGCTATGCCGATCAGGTGCTGACCTTCAATGGCACCAACAAGGATGATGCCTCCGGCCAGATTTATCAGGAGTGGCTTGCCGTTAACAAAGTATCAGGTCGGGCAACCGGCTCTCGTCAGGTGGACCTCAGAGCGGCAATCATTGATCGTTTCCGTGACCGGGCAAGCGTGTTGATTGCGACAGAGGCCGGTGCCGAAGGCCTTAACCTTCAGTTCTGTTCGGCCATCGTCAACTTTGATCTGCCCTGGAACCCTCAACGCATCGAACAGCGGATCGGTCGATGCCACCGTTACGGCCAGAAACACGACGTGGTCGTTATCAACTTCCTCAACGAGCGCAACGAGGCCGACCGGCGCGTCCATGAGCTGCTGGAACAGAAATTCAATCTATTTACCGGCGTCTTCGGTGCCAGTGATGATGTTCTCGGCTCCATCGAAGCCGGTGTGGATTTTGAACGCCGCATCCTGGAAATCTACCAAGGGTGTCGGAGCGAAGAAGAAATTCAGTCCGCGTTCGAGAAGCTGCAGAAGGAACTGGACGAACAGATCCAGACCAAGATGCGCGACACCCGCAAGATGTTGTTGGAGCATTTCGACGAGGACGTACACGACCGCCTGAAAGTGAATCTGGCTGGAACTCAGGAGCGGCTCGACCGTATTGGCCGCTTATTCTGGGCCGTCACCCGGCACACATTGCAAAATCATGCCGAGTTTGACGACCAGAGCTTTTCCTTCACTCTTCAAAACAGCCCGGTCGCGCATGTTTCACACGGTCGTTATCACCTGATTTCCAAAACTCAGGAGAACGTGCCCGGCGAATACCTGTATCGCCTGAGCCACCCACTAGGGGAACACGTCATCCATGAGGCTTCAAAGCGTCCTTGTCCGCCCGCTGAAGTTGTTTTTGATATTTCCGGGAACGTAACCCGCATCGCCGTGGTGGAGCGCCTCAAGGGGCGGTCCGGCTGGCTGAGCCTCCAGCAACTACACATCGATTCGTTTGATTCCGAGGAGTATCTGCTTTTCTCGGGAATGGATGATGCGGGCAACAACATCGACCAGGAAACCTGCGAAAAAATGTTTAATTGCAGCGGTCTGGTCCGCGCCATTGCCGCGGTTCCGGATTCCGCCAAAGAACGCCTCATGCGGGACCAAGAGCGCCATGCCAGGGCGACCCTAGCTAAAAGCCTGGAAGAGAACAGCCGCCACTTTTTCAAAGCCCGCGACCAACTCGACAAATGGGCCGAGGACATGGAAATGGCGGCTCAAAAAGAATTGGACGATACCAAACGCCAGATCCGCGACCTGCAACGGCGCAGCCGCCAGGCTCCCACCATTGAGGAGCAGCACGGCCTACAGGAAAAAATCGCCAAGCTCGAGCGCAAGAAACGCACCTTACGTGAGCGGATCTTCGACATCGAGGACGAGATTGCTGAAAAGCGCGACCACCTCGTGGAATCGCTCGAAAAACGTATGCAACAGAAAACAACTGTCACGCCGGTGTTCACCATCCGGTGGAGCGTGATCTAA